One Bombus vancouverensis nearcticus chromosome 7, iyBomVanc1_principal, whole genome shotgun sequence DNA window includes the following coding sequences:
- the LOC117153379 gene encoding uncharacterized protein LOC117153379, whose translation MMAEKCKECGCKCVSCDQNDQQHGEMHLHVEIENLRQRLVEKDNHIVTMETQFLNEADKFPNGELASMKEELLIWQEKYSRLHEAHKRVQKVNQNLEDKLLRIVDKCETEKSAFTKDIATLSHRLADANYTIHRLTQDNEKYRNDVNLAIQLLQCKPSNFVGQKYDSLPSEVQAKVRTYIAQKKHSNDTAPADMKSITVPISTFPPTAMVYNVTKPVVENNSDDDTDESKPPVDVVSAAIMAKVLEDREKERVFGKHCDTCTCHRSILMVDAETQTNMPNVFSCNECTMNYAQNIEEHSDNLKNIDKSCQNKGSQNSLVHVVYHEGNESVSSKVHYQNNCTKISNHQQLSTRDKFLSRNAKIIDGLKEDGRVNVNMKVNFNKKNSIRRSDPQHQSVFQNQNENTIKQMITHKTGDTCVNGKINIDKGKQTKLNKKCELQIDGKFSSYSWNKLDKESSNCSHIVPENYKNYFDRKEPSQIDIINDRLWKNEWTKLKSQNKTKESKDKVNSDMEIDIINDRIWKNDRSAQETHHPTQLTLIEVKNIDSVTQQNDSGQVEVATSPSFSSDSIVISTSDPSSSSSDVAQLTGLRLHNVSNLKSNTQNRITGPRNCLVRVTPGSKNILLDNAGHYKTVLYTSGNNKPNTALVHSKKLSRSGSERTISTSSEESTPMLLHDNNQLQRVAEWVQSSVHMDNSGSNYTELKPNENIMDKSLSLTYLDKSHTKCKSIENNRELYENSLENKCKDLVMNVQEFEEGNLNNDVNNFSLAVNNSVIEKEKDLISFDVPMEEDKGLPKISKKANPMDFDYEVKITKEMEETYLKLAASLDPVALSLSSTDNADLTIEKYRKDHKRFQRSYDKTGSKV comes from the exons ATGATGGCTGAAAAATGTAAG GAATGTGGGTGCAAATGTGTGAGCTGCGATCAAAATGATCAGCAACATGGAGAAATGCACTTACATgtagaaatagaaaatttgcgCCAACGTTTAGTGGAAAAAGATAATCACATTGTAACAATGGAGACACAATTCCTAAACGAAGCTGATAAGTTTCCAAATGGAGAACTAGCTTCCATGAAGGAGGAACTTTTAATTTGGCAAGAGAAGTATTCAAGATTACACGAAGCTCACAAACGTGTTCAGAAAGtaaatcaaaatcttgaggataaATTATTAAGGATTGTAGATAAATGTGAAACAGAGAAAAGTGCATTTACTAAGGATATTGCAACTTTATCTCATAGATTAGCCGATGCAAATTACACAATACATCGTCTAACCCAAGATAAT GAAAAATATCGGAATGATGTAAATTTGGCAATACAACTTCTTCAGTGTAAACCTTCTAATTTTGTCGGACAAAAATATGATTCT CTGCCCTCCGAGGTACAAGCCAAAGTTAGGACATATATTGCACAAAAGAAACATTCCAATGATACTGCACCTGCTGACATGAAAAGTATTACAGTACCGATTTCAACGTTTCCCCCAACAGCAATGGTATATAATGTAACTAAGCCTGTAGTTGAAAACAATAGCGATGATGATACAGATGAATCCAAGCCACCAGTGGATGTCGTCTCTGCAGCAATAATGGCAAAAGTTTTAGAAgatcgagagaaagagagagtattTGGTAAACATTGTGACACATGTACTTGTCACAGAAGTATTTTAATGGTTGATGCTGAAACACAAACTAATATGCCAAATGTTTTTTCTTGTAATGAATGTACAATGAACTATGCACAAAATATAGAGGAACACTctgataatttgaaaaatatcgacAAAAGTTGCCAAAACAAAGGCAGTCAAAACTCTTTGGTGCATGTAGTTTACCACGAAGGAAATGAAAGCGTTAGCAGTAAAGTACACTATCAGAACAATTGTACAAAGATTAGTAATCACCAACAGCTATCCACAAGAGACAAATTTTTAAGTAGGAATGCTAAAATTATAGATGGTTTAAAGGAAGATGGTCGTGTAAATGTTAATatgaaagttaattttaataagaaaaattcaatACGCCGTAGCGATCCGCAACACCAAAGTGTATTTCAAAATCAGAACGAGAACACGATTAAACAGATGATAACTCACAAAACAGGCGATACATGCGTTaatggtaaaataaatattgacaAAGGAAAGCAAACGAAACTGAATAAAAAGTGTGAGTTACAAATCGATGGCAAATTCAGTTCGTATTCTTGGAATAAATTAGACAAGGAATCTTCTAATTGTAGTCACATAGTtcctgaaaattataaaaactacTTTGATAGAAAAGAACCGAGTCAGATTGATATTATTAATGATAGATTATGGAAAAACGAGTGGACGAAATTAAAGTCAcagaataaaacgaaagaaagtaaGGACAAAGTTAACAGTGACATGGAGATCGATATAATTAACGACAGGATCTGGAAAAATGATAGATCAGCTCAAGAAACTCATCATCCGACGCAATTAACTTTAATAGAAGTCAAGAATATTGATAGCGTTACACAACAGAATGATTCTGGACAAGTGGAAGTAGCCACCAGCCCAAGTTTTAGTAGCGATAGTATTGTAATTTCAACTTCCGATCCTTCCAGTAGCTCTAGTGATGTCGCTCAATTAACTGGACTGCGTTTGCATAATGTTAGTAATTTGAAATCTAATACTCAGAACAGAATAACTGGTCCAAGGAATTGTCTCGTAAGGGTAACACCTGGATCGAAGAATATTCTCCTAGATAATGCTGGACATTATAAAACTGTATTATACACTAGTGGAAATAATAAACCAAATACCGCTTTAGTTCATTCGAAGAAATTGTCTCGGTCTGGATCTGAAAGAACAATTTCAACCAGTAGCGAAGAAAGTACTCCTATGTTGTTGCATGACAATAACCAACTGCAAAGAGTAGCTGAATGGGTTCAATCCTCGGTTCACATGGATAATTCTGGGTCAAATTACACGGAGTTAAAGcctaatgaaaatataatggaCAAAAGTCTTTCGTTAACATATTTAGACAAGTCACACACGAAGTGCAAATCGATCGAAAACAATCGAGAACTATACGAGAATTCACTGGAAAACAAATGCAAGGATTTAGTGATGAACGTCCAAGAGTTTGAAGAAggaaatttaaataatgatgtaaataatttttcattggCTGTAAATAACTCTGTTatagaaaaggagaaagattTAATATCTTTCGATGTTCCAATGGAAGAGGACAAAGGTTTGCCTAAAATTTCGAAGAAAGCAAATCCTATGGATTTTGATTACGAAGTAAAGATCACTAAAGAAATGGAGGAAACTTATTTAAAACTTGCAGCGAGTTTAGACCCTGTCGCGTTAAGCTTATCGAGCACGGATAATGCAGATTTAACGATCGAGAAATATAGGAAAGATCATAAGAGATTTCAAAGGAGTTACGATAAGACGGGATCAAAAGTGTAA
- the LOC117153458 gene encoding uncharacterized protein LOC117153458, with the protein MRNEITAAVLFLVQLIEKNEKFSPDQLECFKRRLVELLTERFKNHWFPDKPFKGQGYRCIRVNGHNRRDATLESAANAAGVKYEDLSLPVELTLWVDPNEVCCRFGESKGSYCTLASFDDKENTVPIFQGNEGLEKENKQSEGPTKIQKSPLTSNTDQQQKSKPLSSANQNQQHSNNGTGRKRNLNSPRLHLNRNRSWFGHSFSMGYGPHPISQPWYNIMPPHFLGGPSPPPFMGHRGNKWIHPPSYPTGPTRFHHWSPKAALKV; encoded by the exons ATGCGCAACGAGATTACTGCAGCAGTACTATTCTTAGTACAGCTGatagaaaaaaacgaaaaatttagtcCTGATCAATTGGAATGTTTTAAACGACGTTTGGTGGAATTGTTGACGGAACGTTTTAAAAATCATTGGTTTCCTGACAAGCCATTCAAAGGCCAAGGTTATCGTTGTATTCGTGTAAATGGTCATAATCGGAGGGATGCAACTTTGGAGAGTGCTGCCAATGCTGCTGGAGTAAAATACGAAGATCTATCATTACCAGTAGAATTAACGCTTTGGGTTGATCCCAATGAAGTTTGCTGCCGATTTGGAGAGAGCAAAGGGTCATATTGTACATTGGCATCATTTGACGATAAGGAAAATACTGTACCAATTTTTCAAGGAAATGAAGGAttagaaaaggaaaataaacaATCTGAGGGGCCGACTAAGATACAG AAATCCCCTTTGACTAGTAATACAGATCAGCAACAAAAATCAAAACCACTAAGCTCTGCTAATCAAAATCAACAGCATAGCAATAATGGTACAGGTAGGAAACGCAATCTAAACAGCCCGAGATTGCACCTAAATAGAAACCGTTCCTGGTTTGGTCACTCCTTCAGTATGGGCTATGGTCCTCATCCAATAAGTCAaccatggtataacattatgccTCCTCATTTTTTGGGTGGTCCATCTCCACCTCCTTTTATGGGTCACAGAGGAAACAAATGGATTCATCCACCATCCTACCCTACAGGACCTACCCGGTTCCATCATTGGTCTCCCAAAGCTGCTCTTAAAGTATAA
- the Ak6 gene encoding adenylate kinase isoenzyme 6, whose translation MADISRSFPNILITGTPGVGKSLLSRILCRKTGLTCIEVSDFAIEKGCLIEYDEVYECPILDEEKLLDEMEDLICQGGMIVDYHGCDFFPHNWFDIVFVLRTNNTILYDRLKQRGYTGRKLDDNIQCEIFQIILEQARTTFEGEIIHELASDNINQITDNVNRICRWINQWKLDNQEE comes from the exons ATGGCCGATATAAGTAGAAGTTTTCCAAACATTTTAATAACAG GTACACCTGGGGTAGGAAAAAGTTTACTGTCTCGTATTTTATGTCGAAAAACTGGATTAACTTGCATTGAGGTTAGCGATTTTGCTATTGAAAAAGGCTGCCTGATAGAATATGATGAAGTATATGAGTGTCCTATTTTAGACGAGGAAAAG TTATTGGATGAAATGGAAGACCTTATATGTCAAGGTGGAATGATAGTTGATTATCATGGGTGTGATTTTTTCCCTCACAACTGGTTTGACATTGTTTTTGTGTTAAGGACAAACAATACCATTTTGTATGATCGCTTGAAGCAAAGGGGCTATACAGGAAGAAAGTTGGATGATAATATACAGtgtgaaatatttcaaattattcttgAACAGGCAAGAACAACTTTTGAGGGAGAAATAATTCACGAACTGGCAAGTGATAACATAAATCAAATAACAGACAATGTAAATAGAATATGTCGATGGATCAACCAGTGGAAATTGGATAATCAAGAAGAATAA
- the Hsc20 gene encoding iron-sulfur cluster co-chaperone protein HscB-like protein, mitochondrial: MYFRKSFFNFIKKYNVSYLNLKQQQQNLHLYYVDKNYISPLILTNVSQYSSDSLSKCWNCNFVYKSDLFCSKCKVLQEPPENLTYFDIIGVPKSYDVKVTEIQKKYKELQKLLHPDKFGTKSEKEKQFSETLSSLVNNAYSTLIHPLKRGLYMLKLNDITISEETDNMNAEFLMEIMEKNEEIEDVGDDIEKIKKLVQENEIMLNNLTKEVADAFRQKNIKKAESLLIRMKYYDSINTKLRKLKHDLGIIE; this comes from the exons ATGTACTTCAgaaaatctttttttaattttataaaaaagtaTAACGTCTCGTATCTAAATcttaaacaacagcaacaaaaTTTACATTTGTATTATGTAGATAAAAATTACATCTCTCCTTTAATTTTAACAAACGTATCACAATATTCAAGTGATAGTTTGTCAAAATGTTGGAACTgcaattttgtatataaatctGACTTGTTTTGCTCCAAATGTAAAGTATTACAAGAACCACCTGAAAATTTAACTTATTTCGATATAATAGGAGTCCCGAAAAGTTATGACGTTAAAGTTACGGAAATTCAAAAAAAGTATAAGGAGCTCCAAAAACTGTTACATCCTGATAAATTTGGTACCAAATCTGAG AAAGAAAAGCAATTTTCTGAAACCCTATCATCATTAGTGAATAATGCTTATAGCACATTAATACATCCACTAAAAAGAGGATTATACATGTTAAAATTAAATGACATAACAATATCGGAAGAAACGGACAATATGAACGCAGAATTTTTAATGGAAATCATggagaaaaatgaagaaatagaaGATGTTGGAGATGACatagagaaaataaagaagCTAGTACAAGAGAATGAAATTATGctaaataatttaacaaa GGAAGTAGCAGATGCATTTCGacagaaaaatatcaaaaaggCAGAATCACTTCTTATACGAATGAAATATTATGATAGTATAAATACcaaattaagaaaattaaagCATGATCTAGGTATAATAGAATGA
- the mRpS6 gene encoding mitochondrial ribosomal protein S6, translated as MPTYEMPLLVRIANKVQYASVLKNVANSIFETGGFIRKIENWGDKQLPCVASAHGRTNTHARHFMICFDMPPSQIRKLEDDCGRNISIIRASVYKQNIAPKNIQCTWEEEMLPPPYRPSVLKLLEQAKKHKRYKSQFKYNSGLNYYPFLK; from the exons ATGCCGACGTACGAAATGCCATTATTAGTACGAATAGCAAACAAG GTACAATATGCATCTGTCTTGAAGAATGTGGCAAATTCTATATTTGAGACAGGTggatttattagaaaaattgaaaattgggGTGATAAGCAACTTCCATGCGTAGCATCTGCTCATGGTAGAACTAATACACACGCTAG ACATTTCATGATTTGTTTTGATATGCCACCATCTCAAATTCGTAAACTCGAAGATGATTGTGGAAGAAATATAAGTATTATTAGAGCAAGTgtatataaacaaaatattgcacCTAAAAATATACAATGCACATGGGAAGAAGAAATGTTACCTCCACCTTATAG GCCCAGTGTGTTAAAACTTTTAGAACAAGCCAAGAAACATAAGCGGTACAAATCTCAATTCAAGTATAATTCTGGTCTTAATTATTATCCTTTCTTGAAATGA
- the Chd64 gene encoding transgelin calponin-3 isoform X1, with protein sequence MANNRATKSGFAAEAQRKINSKYSKELAQECLEWIKTITGENINTDGDMDNFYETLRDGVLLCKLVNDIKEGSVKKINKTSLAFKCMENINAFLDAARMLGVPAQETFQTVDLWERQNLNSVVICLQSLGRKAGNYGKPSIGPKEADKNVRNFTEEQLRAGQGVISLQYGSNKGANQSGINFGNTRHM encoded by the exons ATCAACAGCAAATATAGCAAGGAACTGGCGCAGGAATGTTTGGAATGGATCAAAACGATCACCGGTGAGAATATAAACACCGACGGGGATATGGATAATTTCTATGAAACGTTGAGAGACGGAGTCCTTCTTTGCAA GCTAGTGAACGATATTAAAGAGGGATCGGTGAAGAAAATTAACAAGACTAGTTTGGCCTTCAAGTGTATGGAGAATATCAATGCATTCCTCGATGCTGCGAGAATGCTAGGTGTTCCAGCCCAAGAAACCTTCCAAACTGTCGATCTGTGGGAAAGACAAAATCTCAATTCAGTCGTAATTTGCTTGCAATCCCTCGGTAGAAAG GCGGGTAACTATGGTAAACCAAGCATCGGACCAAAAGAAGCGGATAAAAATGTACGTAACTTCACCGAAGAACAATTAAGGGCTGGACAGGGTGTGATTAGTCTGCAGTACGGCAGCAATAAGGGTGCTAATCAAAGTGGTATTAATTTCGGGAATACCAGACATATGTAA
- the Chd64 gene encoding transgelin calponin-3 isoform X2, with the protein MEINSKYSKELAQECLEWIKTITGENINTDGDMDNFYETLRDGVLLCKLVNDIKEGSVKKINKTSLAFKCMENINAFLDAARMLGVPAQETFQTVDLWERQNLNSVVICLQSLGRKAGNYGKPSIGPKEADKNVRNFTEEQLRAGQGVISLQYGSNKGANQSGINFGNTRHM; encoded by the exons ATCAACAGCAAATATAGCAAGGAACTGGCGCAGGAATGTTTGGAATGGATCAAAACGATCACCGGTGAGAATATAAACACCGACGGGGATATGGATAATTTCTATGAAACGTTGAGAGACGGAGTCCTTCTTTGCAA GCTAGTGAACGATATTAAAGAGGGATCGGTGAAGAAAATTAACAAGACTAGTTTGGCCTTCAAGTGTATGGAGAATATCAATGCATTCCTCGATGCTGCGAGAATGCTAGGTGTTCCAGCCCAAGAAACCTTCCAAACTGTCGATCTGTGGGAAAGACAAAATCTCAATTCAGTCGTAATTTGCTTGCAATCCCTCGGTAGAAAG GCGGGTAACTATGGTAAACCAAGCATCGGACCAAAAGAAGCGGATAAAAATGTACGTAACTTCACCGAAGAACAATTAAGGGCTGGACAGGGTGTGATTAGTCTGCAGTACGGCAGCAATAAGGGTGCTAATCAAAGTGGTATTAATTTCGGGAATACCAGACATATGTAA